DNA sequence from the Streptomyces sp. HUAS 15-9 genome:
GGCTCAGATTGCCTGCCTGCACCTGGGACTTCAGGTCGAGAAGAATGCCTCTCTTGTCGTACTTCCGAAGAAATCCGACGGCATTCTGGAAAACGTTCGGCGGATTTCCGCCCGCGGCCTGCGTCTGAAACTTCTCCCAGAACGAGAGATACGCCTGGAAGTCGGTCTTGACCTTGATCTTCGGATACTTCTTCTCGAAGAGCGCGATGCTCTGATTGATCCTTTTCGCCCGCTCCTCGGCACCCCACCACGAGTAACGGATCGTCACCGTCCCGCCCCCGGAACCGCTGCCAGCGCCACACCCCGTCGTGGCGGCCGGCCCGAGCGCGGCCGTCGAAGCCCCGGCCGCCTTGAGGATCGTTCACCTCTCCACATTCCTGCCACTTCCCACAGTCGGGCCCTCCCGCGCGTCGCCGCTCGCATGAATCGTTTCAAGCAAGCGCTTGCTGGCACAAGGTACGGAGCCCCACGAGTGCGTCAATGACTCGGGCAGGAATTTCTCGCGCGGGCGCCTACCGGCGGGAAGGCGGGGACGAGGCCGGGAACCGGAGCGGGAACGGGGGCGATTGGAAGGTTTGGGCCACCCCGAAGTCGTCGCACCTGGGCGTTTCGCTCTTGCAGTTGGCCCAGATCGTCCAATGACCGAGGTGATGCCTCAGCCGGAGCGAGCCGGCCGGTACAGACGACGGCCCGCTTGCACTGATGCAGGCGGGCCGTCGGTTCCGGGTGGGCGATACTGGGTTCGAACCAGTGACCTCTTCGGTGTGAACGAAGCGCTCTCCCACTGAGCTAATCGCCCGGACGCAGGGAGAACATTACCCCATGTCAGGCGGTGCCTCCGACCAGTGCCGACCAGCGCCGACCGGTGCGGATCACTGGTGCTTGAGCTCCCAGGGCATCACGACGCCGAACCTCCCGACGTAGATCCCGACGAGGACGGCCACGATCACCAGGCCGATCACCGTGAGGGCGATGTTGCGCCGACGGACCTTCGGTTCCAGCGCCCGCTGGGCCGCCTCCGTGACCTTGCGCTTGGTCCAGCGCAACACCAACTGGGCCCAGACGAACTCCGTGGCCCAGACCGCCATACCGGCGAAGATCACCACCCAGCCGGGTCCCGGCAAAGGCAGCAGGACGACGCCCGCGACGACGACCGCCAGGCCGACGACGAAGATGCCGACCTGCCAGCTCACGTGCAGGGCGCGCCGCGCCTTGATGAACTCCGGCGCCTTCGATCCGAGCCCGCTTCCGACGCGCACCCCGTCCGCCTCCGCCTCGCCGGACGCCACAGCGACGTCGCCCGGCTCGTTACTCCCCGTATTCACACGGAGAGTCCCTACGCGAGTGAAACCGGTCACCGGAATGGTCGTACCTCGCGTACTGGTTCTCGGCCGGAAGAGTTACGTAAAGACACGCAAAACACTCAGAGGGGTTTACAACGGCACCGTAGGTGGCATGTCGATTTCGCCGACGTGCGAATCCCCGAGCGCACACTGAGCGAAAGGCCCTGGCGCTTATGAACACCACGGTCAGCTGCGAGCTGCACCTGCGCCTCGTTGTGTCGAGCGAGTCCTCCCTGCCTGTCCCCGCAGGCCTGCGGTACGACACGGCCGACCCCTACGCCGTGCACGCCACCTTCCACACCGGAGCCGAGGAGACCGTCGAGTGGGTGTTCGCCCGCGACCTCCTCGCCGAGGGTCTGCACCGGCCCACAGGCACCGGCGACGTCCGCGTCTGGCCGTCCCGCAGCCATGGCCAGGGCGTCGTGTGCATCGCCCTGAGCTCCCCGGAGGGGGAGGCCCTGCTCGAGGCCCCTGCGCGGGCCCTGGAGTCCTTCCTGAAGCGGACGGATGCCGCCGTGCCTCCGGGCACGGAACACCGGCACTTCGATCTGGATCAGGAGCTCTCGCACATCCTGGCGGAAAGCTAGGTCGCGGCCCCTCGAAGCCGCCCGGCGCCGTCCACTCGGGGAGACGGCTCGGGCCCAAGACAATCGCATACGGGATGCGCACCGGCGCCGTCACCGTGGGTTTCCGCGGGGGCGGCGTCGGTGTGCGTGGGCGTCCGGCACCCGTGGTCACGGTCACGGAGCGTGCTCCTGGGAACGCCTTCGGCCACGAGAACGTTCTACCGGCAGCCAGCCACTACCATCGGCCAGCATCGGCGGGCGCCCGCCCGACCCCCCAGGCCAGGGAGCGAAACGTGCTGATCACCCACGACACCCGGTGCGCCCTCGACACCGTGGTGGATCTGGTGAACACCGTGCCGGAGGACGACACGACGGCGGACGGACTGCCGGATGTCGCGGCCCTCGAAGATTTTGTGCGAACGCACAAAATAAGTGATGTCGGGATCCTGTCCGAGTTCGACCTGTCGGCGGTGCGCAAGATCCGCGGACGGTTCGCGGGGATCTTCGCGGCTCCCGACGGCCGGTCCGCGGCCGGCCTGATCAACGAACTGGTCGCCGCCGCCGGCACGACGCCCCGGCTGACGGACCACGACGGCTACGACTGGCATGTGCACTACTTCGCCCCCGGCGCCTCCGTGGCCGACCACCTCGCCGCCGACTGCGGAATGGCACTGGCCTTCTTCGTGGTCGCCGGGGAGCAGGAGCGGCTGCGGCGCTGCGAGGCCCCCGACTGCCGGCGCGCCTTCGTCGACCTCTCCCGGAACCGCTCGCGGCGCTACTGCGACAGCCGCACCTGCGGGAACCGGCTGCACGTGGCCGCGTACCGGGCACGGCGCAAGGAGGCGGCGGGCTGATCGCCCGCCCGGCCTGCCCTTCTCTGTGCGGAGCGCCTTGGCGCCTATGCCCTCGTCGATGCGGGACGCCTCGGTGCCGACGCCCGTCCCGGCGGGTGGCGCCGGGAAGGGCGTGTACGGCTCAAAGCCACAGCAGATCGTGCAGCGCGGCCATGAGGAGCAGACACCCGATCACCGCTAGGAAGATCATCAGCGGTGGCTGGGAAAGGGCGAAGAGGCATCCACGCGGCTCGTCCTTCGGCGGCGCGGCATCGCTCTGTGTCGTGTCCAGCATCTCGCGGCGATGATGGCCCAGGGGGCACCTCCCGCGCGATCAACACGCCCGTTGGATGCGGGAGTTCGCCGAATTCTGTGATCTCCGGTCCGGTTCGGGTCCGACCATGATCACTTCCGGGTGCGGTCTCGACCCACTGTGTCGTTTCAGTACGTCACGCGACCGTCATCCCGAGCGGTCGCCCGAACCGTCATATGCCGTGCTTCTTGAGGATGGCCTCGATGTCGCTGAAGTCGTCCGAGGAGCCCGTGGCGCGGGGCGCGGTCGTCGGCCGGGTCGCCGGGCCGAGGGAGGGCGCGGAGGCCGTCGGGGCCACCGCCGTCTCGCTCCGGGCGGCGCGGGCGGCCTTGCGCTCCGCACGGGTGCCCCCACGTCGGCGTTCGACGGCGCGTGTGGTCGCGAGCAGGGCCCAGGCCCCGCCCAGCAGGCCGAAGCCGATCCAGGCCGTGGGGCTGAACGCGGTGTCGGCCAGCCAGCCGACGACACCGGTCATCACCAGGCCGACGGGAATGAGTGAGTAGGCCGCGATGCGGACGGCCGCCAGGAAGCGCTTGCGGTAGGCGGTGACCGCAGCGATGCCCAGGCCGGCCGCGGACACGGCGGAACAGACGGTCTCGGCAATCATCCGGTCCTCCTGGCGGACTCGGTCGGGCAGGATGGAAGGGCAGCGTGCGCTCGCGGACGAGCGAGCTGCGCTTCGTCCCTTCCATCCTGCACCGCCCGGTACCCGCAATGCCATGGTCGGGCCCGACATCAGGGACATCTCCGGGTCGCGTCCTCCCCAGGTGCCGGTCACCGGCGTACGGTCCCGATTCGGCCCCGGGATGCCCGCCTGGGAGACTGGTGCCCATGAGCGACTCCTCCCCCGCACCCACCGGTATCGCCGTTCCCGTACTCGAGGTGTGGTGCGAACTCCAGTGCCCGGACTGCCGCAGCGCCCTGGACGACTTGCACGCCCTGCGCGCCCGCTACGGCGACCGGCTGGAACTGCGGCTGCGGCACTTCCCGCTGGAGAAGCACAAGCACGCCTTCGCCGCGGCGCAGGCCGCCGAGGAGGCCCTGGAACAGGGCAAGGGCTGGGCGTACGTGGAGGCCGTGCTCGGACGGGTCGAGGAACTGACCCGCAGGGGAGAACCCTTCCTGGTCGAGGTCGCCCGCGAACTAGGTCTGGACGCCGAGGAGTTCGACACCGCACTGATCGACGGGCGGCACATCCTGATCGTCGACGCCGACCAGGCCGAGGGCAAGGCGATCGGTGTGACGGGCACCCCGACGTATGTCATCGCCGGCGAACGCCTCGACGGCGGCAAGAGCCAGGAGGGGCTGCGCGAGCGCATCGAGGAGATCACCGACCGGCTGCTGGCCGGGCAGGACTGACCTCGGAGCAGGTCTTTGTGACGTCGGGACGGTACGTCGAGACCTCAGAGCAGGGTCTTGTACATCGCGTACGACGTCGGCACGTATCGCAGTGACGCGTACAGCCGCTCGGCCGGTGTGTTGCCGGCAAAGACGTTGAGGCCCAGGACGCGCTTTCCGGCGGCGATCGCCTGGGCCTCGGCCAGCAGCATCAGCGAGCGTCCGTGGCCCCGGCCCCGGGCCTGCTCGTCGATCTCCACGTCGTAGACGTACGCCGT
Encoded proteins:
- a CDS encoding CGNR zinc finger domain-containing protein; its protein translation is MLITHDTRCALDTVVDLVNTVPEDDTTADGLPDVAALEDFVRTHKISDVGILSEFDLSAVRKIRGRFAGIFAAPDGRSAAGLINELVAAAGTTPRLTDHDGYDWHVHYFAPGASVADHLAADCGMALAFFVVAGEQERLRRCEAPDCRRAFVDLSRNRSRRYCDSRTCGNRLHVAAYRARRKEAAG
- a CDS encoding TIGR02611 family protein, translating into MNTGSNEPGDVAVASGEAEADGVRVGSGLGSKAPEFIKARRALHVSWQVGIFVVGLAVVVAGVVLLPLPGPGWVVIFAGMAVWATEFVWAQLVLRWTKRKVTEAAQRALEPKVRRRNIALTVIGLVIVAVLVGIYVGRFGVVMPWELKHQ
- a CDS encoding DsbA family protein; the encoded protein is MSDSSPAPTGIAVPVLEVWCELQCPDCRSALDDLHALRARYGDRLELRLRHFPLEKHKHAFAAAQAAEEALEQGKGWAYVEAVLGRVEELTRRGEPFLVEVARELGLDAEEFDTALIDGRHILIVDADQAEGKAIGVTGTPTYVIAGERLDGGKSQEGLRERIEEITDRLLAGQD
- a CDS encoding SsgA family sporulation/cell division regulator, translating into MNTTVSCELHLRLVVSSESSLPVPAGLRYDTADPYAVHATFHTGAEETVEWVFARDLLAEGLHRPTGTGDVRVWPSRSHGQGVVCIALSSPEGEALLEAPARALESFLKRTDAAVPPGTEHRHFDLDQELSHILAES